Proteins co-encoded in one Neofelis nebulosa isolate mNeoNeb1 chromosome 2, mNeoNeb1.pri, whole genome shotgun sequence genomic window:
- the B3GNT7 gene encoding UDP-GlcNAc:betaGal beta-1,3-N-acetylglucosaminyltransferase 7: MSLWKKTVYKSVCLSLALLVAVTVFQRSLTPNQFLQAPPPPTLEPPKAQKPSGHLVNPNSFWKNPKDAVAPTPMASRGPQTWDINITNCSVNVNLTHQPWFQGLEPHFRQFLSYRHCRYFPMLLNHPEKCHGDVYLLVVVKSVITQHDRREAIRQTWGREQETVGRGRGAVHTLFLLGTASKQEERAHYQQLLAYEDRLYGDILQWDFLDSFFNLTLKEIHFLKWFDIYCPKVHFIFKGDDDVFVNPPNLLEFLADRQPQEDLFVGDVLQHARPIRKKDNKYYIPGVLYSKASYPPYAGGGGFLMAGSLARRLHHACDTLELYPIDDVFLGMCLEVLGVQPTAHEGFKTFGISRNRNSRMNKEPCFFRSMLVVHKLLPAELLAMWGLVHGNLTCSRKLQVL; this comes from the exons ATGTCTCTGTG GAAGAAAACCGTCTACAAGAGTGTGTGCCTGTCCCTGGCCCTGCTGGTGGCCGTAACGGTATTCCAGCGCAGTCTGACTCCCAACCAGTTTCTGcaggcacccccgccccccactctaGAGCCACCAAAGGCTCAGAAACCAAGCGGACACCTGGTGAACCCCAACAGTTTCTGGAAGAACCCGAAGGATGCGGTTGCCCCCACGCCCATGGCCTCACGAGGGCCCCAGACTTGGGACATCAACATCACTAACTGCTCGGTCAATGTCAACTTGACCCACCAGCCCTGGTTCCAGGGCCTGGAACCACACTTCCGGCAGTTTCTGTCCTATCGCCACTGCCGATACTTCCCCATGCTGCTGAACCACCCAGAGAAGTGCCACGGTGACGTCTACCTGCTGGTGGTGGTCAAGTCGGTCATCACGCAGCACGACCGCCGCGAGGCCATCCGCCAGACCTGGGGCCGTGAGCAGGAGACGGTGGGCAGGGGCCGCGGCGCTGTGCACACCCTCTTCCTGCTGGGAACGGCCTCCAAGCAGGAGGAGCGGGCCCACTACCAGCAGCTGCTGGCCTACGAAGACCGTCTCTACGGCGACATCCTGCAGTGGGACTTTCTCGACAGCTTCTTCAACCTGACCCTCAAGGAGATCCACTTCCTCAAGTGGTTTGACATCTACTGCCCCAAAGTTCACTTCATCTTCAAGGGCGACGACGATGTCTTCGTCAATCCCCCCAACCTGCTCGAATTTCTGGCGGACCGGCAGCCACAGGAAGACCTGTTTGTGGGCGACGTCCTGCAGCACGCCAGGCCGATCCGCAAGAAGGACAACAAATACTACATCCCGGGGGTTCTGTACAGCAAGGCCAGCTACCCGCCGTACGCGGGCGGAGGGGGCTTCCTCATGGCCGGCAGCCTGGCCCGGCGCCTGCATCACGCCTGCGACACCCTGGAGCTGTACCCCATCGACGACGTCTTCCTGGGCATGTGTCTGGAGGTGCTGGGCGTGCAGCCCACGGCCCACGAGGGCTTCAAGACTTTCGGCATCTCTCGGAACCGCAACAGCCGCATGAACAAGGAACCCTGCTTTTTCCGCTCCATGCTTGTGGTGCACAAGTTGCTGCCCGCCGAGCTGCTGGCTATGTGGGGGCTGGTGCACGGCAACCTCACCTGCTCCCGCAAGCTGCAGGTGCTCTGA